A genomic stretch from Thermonema lapsum includes:
- a CDS encoding imelysin family protein — translation MNRLTSLLLHTLSVIYLIGLTACDSKKEGQPQNFDRRGLLENIANNLITPAFDSLYNEAKRLQKATQSFVDAPSLNTLESLQAQWKQTYTVWQSANMYNFDFLIEPNTLDKSLFEEIGVFPADSNLIEQYISQGNYSFANFQRNTRGFLAMDYLLFRTDGNQQAIIDAFINNSNRRLYLKAVADHLVLKIEKTRERWRERKASFIDNDGTDAGSSLTLLFNEFNLGYERIKNFKLGIPLGKKAPMTSPAPMYVEAYYSGVSIEMIRANMKAIENIWRGVGANGQDGLGFQDYLLAVAGGKELSDNTEAQLASIYQKLDALDSQARLSTLIETQYTTVVALHTEMLKHTRYFKSDMSSLLGLYITYDSGDGD, via the coding sequence ATGAACAGACTTACTTCCCTCCTACTCCATACCCTATCGGTCATCTATTTAATTGGTTTGACTGCCTGCGATTCCAAAAAAGAAGGTCAACCGCAAAACTTTGACCGGCGCGGATTGCTCGAAAACATAGCCAACAATCTAATAACTCCAGCTTTTGACAGCCTGTACAATGAAGCCAAGCGCCTACAGAAGGCTACCCAAAGCTTTGTAGATGCCCCTTCACTAAACACGCTGGAAAGCTTGCAGGCGCAATGGAAGCAAACATATACGGTATGGCAGTCTGCCAACATGTATAACTTCGATTTTCTGATTGAGCCCAATACACTCGATAAAAGTTTATTCGAGGAAATAGGCGTATTTCCAGCAGACAGCAACCTCATTGAGCAATACATCAGCCAAGGGAATTACAGCTTTGCCAACTTCCAACGAAATACTCGGGGCTTTTTGGCTATGGATTATCTGCTGTTCCGCACCGACGGCAATCAGCAAGCCATCATAGATGCATTTATAAACAACAGCAACCGCCGCCTGTATTTAAAAGCGGTTGCCGACCATTTGGTGCTGAAGATAGAAAAAACACGCGAACGCTGGAGAGAACGAAAAGCTTCTTTCATTGACAACGACGGCACGGATGCCGGCAGCTCTCTTACTCTGCTGTTCAACGAATTCAACCTGGGCTACGAACGTATAAAAAACTTTAAGCTGGGCATTCCATTGGGGAAAAAAGCCCCAATGACTTCGCCCGCACCTATGTACGTAGAGGCATATTACAGTGGTGTATCGATTGAGATGATTCGTGCCAACATGAAAGCCATAGAAAACATTTGGCGGGGCGTAGGTGCCAACGGGCAAGACGGCTTGGGCTTTCAGGACTACCTGCTGGCTGTAGCAGGAGGCAAAGAGCTCTCCGACAACACAGAAGCTCAACTGGCAAGCATTTATCAAAAACTGGACGCACTCGACAGTCAGGCAAGACTCTCTACCCTCATCGAAACGCAATACACAACGGTTGTAGCACTACACACAGAGATGCTCAAGCATACACGCTATTTTAAAAGCGACATGAGCTCATTGCTTGGATTGTATATCACTTATGACAGTGGCGACGGCGACTAA
- a CDS encoding TraB/GumN family protein has product MIQTLQNFRFLWLLLLIWSNCYTASAQVFWKITGKRLKQPSYLLGSLHIYDGSHLLEQPAVKQAFDNSRVFVGELEMKPTAMFELFAEMLMPGDTTLQDLLPEKDYQRVDAYMQKKMGMGIAFFGRMRPIFIYFLLTTIDEAELMEPRGDSSVLSLNVNNFMDVYLQERAREAGKEVRALETVREQMQALTGSMSLQEQATTLADYVKSGKRQRKDKQDTRLLIEAYKQQDLRRLEKALRDNFDEKQYRLLIVERNHRWVPKMEVIMQKAPAFFVVGAGHLVGEEGLLAQLKRLGYQLEPLPLVLK; this is encoded by the coding sequence ATGATACAGACGCTTCAAAATTTTCGCTTCCTTTGGTTGCTTTTGCTCATTTGGAGCAATTGCTACACTGCCTCGGCACAAGTATTTTGGAAAATCACGGGAAAGAGACTCAAACAGCCCTCTTATCTGTTGGGTTCCTTGCACATATACGATGGCAGTCATCTTTTGGAGCAGCCTGCTGTTAAACAGGCTTTCGACAACAGCCGCGTGTTTGTGGGGGAATTGGAAATGAAACCCACAGCCATGTTTGAGCTTTTTGCTGAGATGCTCATGCCTGGGGACACCACCTTGCAAGACCTTTTGCCTGAAAAGGACTATCAACGCGTGGATGCTTATATGCAGAAAAAAATGGGCATGGGCATTGCTTTCTTTGGGCGTATGCGTCCCATCTTTATTTACTTTCTGCTGACTACCATAGACGAAGCCGAACTCATGGAACCACGAGGCGATTCCTCTGTTTTGAGCCTGAATGTGAACAACTTCATGGATGTGTACTTGCAAGAGAGAGCTCGTGAGGCAGGCAAAGAAGTGCGGGCACTCGAAACCGTCAGAGAGCAGATGCAAGCGCTCACTGGCAGCATGTCGCTGCAAGAGCAAGCTACCACCTTGGCAGATTACGTGAAAAGTGGTAAACGCCAAAGGAAAGATAAGCAAGATACACGTCTTTTAATTGAGGCATATAAACAACAGGACCTACGGCGCTTGGAAAAAGCCCTACGCGATAACTTTGATGAAAAACAATACCGCTTGCTCATAGTGGAGCGCAACCATCGGTGGGTACCTAAAATGGAAGTTATTATGCAAAAAGCTCCTGCTTTCTTTGTGGTGGGAGCGGGGCACTTGGTTGGTGAAGAAGGCTTGCTGGCACAGCTGAAGCGCTTGGGATACCAATTAGAACCACTGCCGCTTGTCCTGAAATAG
- a CDS encoding quinone oxidoreductase family protein, which yields MKAIFLSAEKKDIIFTERPKPTPKAGEALVKVVAAALNHRDQWIRVALYPGMTYDCILGSDACGVVEAVGDAHHEEWLGKEVVINPNQNWGENPEYQSERYTILGMPTDGTLAEYVCVPIDRLHVKPAHLSYEEAAALPLAGLTAYRAVRRKGGIQKGQRVLVTGIGGGVAQLACQFALALGAEVYVTSSSDAKIQKMKELGVAGGVNYKQDGWHKELLKETGGFDVIIDSAGGDGFNLLLKTMKPAATLVFYGATLGSPSKLDMPRIFFGQYTIKGTTMGNDQEFEEMLRFVEAHKLRPIIDSVRPLAEGIAAFNDMRDGKIFGKIVLKP from the coding sequence ATGAAGGCTATTTTTTTATCTGCCGAGAAGAAAGACATTATTTTTACCGAACGTCCCAAACCTACGCCCAAAGCCGGTGAAGCTTTGGTGAAGGTGGTGGCTGCTGCACTCAACCATCGCGACCAATGGATACGCGTGGCGCTTTATCCGGGCATGACCTATGACTGCATATTGGGCTCTGATGCCTGTGGGGTGGTGGAAGCCGTAGGGGATGCGCACCACGAAGAATGGTTGGGTAAGGAGGTGGTCATCAACCCTAATCAAAACTGGGGCGAAAATCCCGAATATCAATCAGAGCGATACACTATCCTGGGCATGCCTACCGATGGCACTCTGGCAGAATATGTGTGTGTGCCTATTGACCGTTTGCATGTCAAGCCCGCACACTTGAGCTATGAAGAAGCGGCTGCCTTGCCCTTAGCCGGCTTGACAGCCTACAGGGCAGTGCGTCGTAAAGGCGGTATTCAAAAAGGGCAGCGCGTGCTGGTAACGGGTATTGGTGGTGGAGTGGCACAATTGGCTTGTCAATTTGCGCTTGCTTTGGGCGCAGAAGTCTATGTAACTTCGAGTAGTGATGCTAAAATTCAGAAAATGAAAGAGTTGGGAGTTGCCGGAGGTGTAAACTACAAGCAGGACGGATGGCATAAAGAACTACTGAAAGAGACGGGAGGCTTCGATGTGATTATTGACAGTGCTGGAGGCGATGGTTTTAATTTATTGCTCAAAACCATGAAACCCGCAGCTACCTTAGTCTTTTATGGTGCCACTTTGGGGAGCCCTTCTAAGCTGGACATGCCCCGCATTTTCTTTGGGCAATATACCATTAAAGGGACTACCATGGGCAACGACCAAGAGTTTGAGGAGATGTTACGTTTCGTAGAAGCGCACAAGTTGCGCCCTATTATCGATTCTGTGCGCCCGCTTGCCGAAGGCATTGCTGCTTTCAATGATATGCGCGACGGAAAAATATTCGGGAAAATTGTTTTAAAGCCATAA
- a CDS encoding WbqC family protein, protein MKKILIEPHYFPSLAFWACYVQAEKVVLDIHAYYEKQSYRNRCEILTDKGVWMLSVPVRKPWKRPLHAIEIDNRHAWQKDHIRAIEAAYRKAPFYEYFAPEILTILQEPITTLLQLQQRIMTTCLKLLQLPNRFTYSTDYYDAAQVADLEIIDMRNVLHPKKKTTLNIRWEPYMQNFGAKFVPNLSILDLLFCMGPAARLYLQQGVKLSLSERVAF, encoded by the coding sequence ATGAAAAAAATACTCATTGAACCGCATTATTTCCCGTCGCTTGCTTTTTGGGCGTGTTATGTGCAGGCAGAAAAGGTAGTATTGGACATCCATGCCTATTATGAGAAGCAGTCTTATCGTAATCGTTGTGAGATACTTACCGATAAGGGCGTGTGGATGTTGTCGGTGCCTGTGCGCAAGCCATGGAAGCGCCCGCTGCATGCCATAGAAATAGACAACCGCCATGCTTGGCAAAAAGACCATATCCGTGCCATAGAGGCGGCTTATCGCAAAGCCCCTTTTTATGAATACTTTGCCCCGGAAATTCTGACAATTCTGCAGGAGCCCATAACAACCTTGCTGCAACTTCAGCAGAGAATTATGACAACTTGTCTCAAACTTTTGCAGCTTCCCAATCGTTTTACATACAGCACAGACTACTATGATGCTGCCCAAGTGGCTGATTTAGAGATAATAGACATGAGAAACGTGTTGCATCCGAAGAAAAAAACAACTTTAAACATCCGCTGGGAGCCTTATATGCAGAACTTTGGTGCTAAATTTGTACCAAATCTAAGTATCTTGGATTTACTCTTTTGCATGGGACCTGCTGCCAGGTTGTATCTGCAGCAAGGCGTGAAGCTCTCTTTGAGCGAAAGAGTAGCATTTTGA
- a CDS encoding pseudouridine synthase: MKHSRGQFYYFVVYKPYGVLSQFTAEQEGDLTLASLYDFPPDVYPVGRLDKDSEGLLLLTNDNFLKSCLLAPQFKVEKKYWVQVEGEVTAQAIEQLRQGVIIRLKGKNYKTLPARVSRIEAPDLPERVPPIRFRKSVPTSWLSIGLHEGKNRQVRRMTAAVGYPTLRLVRAAVGNLSLSRLQIKEAGELRLLSRQEIYRAVSVPLPGKHKTTNQGFRS; encoded by the coding sequence ATGAAGCATAGCCGGGGGCAGTTCTATTATTTTGTGGTGTACAAGCCATACGGGGTACTTAGTCAATTCACAGCCGAGCAGGAGGGAGACCTCACCTTGGCGTCTCTGTATGACTTCCCGCCGGATGTTTACCCCGTCGGACGTTTAGACAAAGACAGCGAAGGGCTGTTGTTACTTACCAATGACAATTTTTTGAAAAGCTGCTTGCTTGCACCGCAATTCAAGGTAGAAAAGAAGTATTGGGTGCAAGTAGAAGGAGAGGTAACAGCCCAAGCCATCGAGCAATTGAGACAAGGGGTAATCATACGTTTAAAAGGGAAAAACTATAAAACACTGCCGGCGCGTGTAAGCCGCATAGAAGCACCTGATTTGCCCGAGCGGGTGCCTCCCATACGCTTTCGCAAGTCGGTGCCTACTTCGTGGTTGTCTATAGGCTTGCATGAAGGCAAAAACCGTCAAGTGCGCCGTATGACTGCCGCAGTAGGTTATCCTACGCTTCGTTTGGTGCGGGCAGCCGTCGGCAACTTGTCTTTGTCCCGCCTGCAAATAAAGGAAGCCGGCGAGCTGCGCCTGTTAAGCAGGCAGGAGATATACCGGGCGGTGAGTGTACCTTTGCCCGGCAAGCATAAAACAACAAACCAAGGTTTCCGCTCTTAG
- the mnmA gene encoding tRNA 2-thiouridine(34) synthase MnmA, whose product MARIVVGMSGGVDSSVAAYLLTQQGHEVIGMFMRNWHDESVTLHDECPWIEDSNDALLVAEALGIPFHVIDLSAEYKRRIVDYMFAEYERGRTPNPDVLCNREIKFDVFLQAAMRLGADFVATGHYCQKDSIEKDGKTVYRLLAGADPNKDQSYFLCQLNQEQLSKALFPIGHLHKKEVRAIAEREGLVTANKKDSQGLCFVGKIKLPEFLQQKLQPKKGKVIEIPADAPAFASNEQATALDALCASYVFSEEMGEPVGEHIGAHYFTVGQRKGLGIGGKEKPLFVLSVDTEKNIVYVGQGDDHPGLYRKGLFVRADELHWVREDLRMQPGESRSYMARIRYRQPLMPAELHMHEAGLYVTFHKPVRGITPGQFVAWYEGNELLGSGVIHA is encoded by the coding sequence ATGGCAAGAATCGTAGTGGGCATGTCGGGGGGAGTGGACTCCAGCGTGGCTGCCTATTTGCTTACCCAACAAGGACACGAGGTTATAGGTATGTTCATGCGTAACTGGCACGACGAAAGCGTAACGCTGCATGATGAGTGCCCTTGGATAGAAGACAGTAATGATGCCCTCTTGGTTGCCGAAGCCTTGGGTATTCCTTTTCATGTGATAGACCTGAGTGCCGAGTATAAAAGGCGCATCGTGGACTACATGTTTGCCGAATATGAGCGGGGACGCACGCCCAATCCCGATGTTTTGTGTAATCGAGAGATTAAATTCGATGTTTTTCTGCAGGCGGCTATGCGCCTTGGTGCCGATTTTGTAGCTACGGGGCACTATTGCCAAAAAGACAGTATCGAAAAAGACGGCAAGACTGTTTATCGTTTGCTGGCAGGTGCTGACCCCAACAAAGACCAAAGTTATTTTTTGTGTCAGCTCAATCAGGAGCAATTGAGCAAGGCATTGTTTCCCATTGGGCATTTGCACAAAAAAGAGGTGCGTGCCATTGCTGAGCGCGAAGGCTTGGTAACTGCTAACAAAAAGGACTCGCAAGGTTTGTGTTTTGTCGGAAAAATAAAACTGCCCGAGTTCCTGCAGCAAAAACTTCAACCTAAAAAAGGCAAGGTAATAGAGATTCCGGCTGATGCCCCTGCATTTGCCTCAAACGAACAGGCAACTGCACTCGATGCCCTTTGTGCTTCTTATGTCTTTTCTGAAGAGATGGGCGAGCCGGTAGGCGAACACATAGGTGCCCATTACTTCACCGTAGGGCAACGCAAAGGCTTAGGCATTGGGGGCAAAGAAAAGCCTTTGTTTGTACTTTCTGTTGATACAGAAAAGAATATCGTATATGTAGGGCAGGGCGATGACCATCCGGGTTTGTACCGTAAAGGCTTATTTGTCCGTGCCGATGAGCTACACTGGGTGCGTGAAGACCTGCGCATGCAACCGGGTGAGTCGCGAAGCTATATGGCACGCATTCGCTATCGCCAACCCTTGATGCCGGCAGAATTACATATGCATGAAGCAGGCTTGTATGTTACATTTCATAAGCCGGTGCGTGGCATCACACCGGGGCAGTTTGTGGCTTGGTACGAAGGCAACGAGCTGCTGGGCTCTGGAGTAATCCATGCCTAA
- a CDS encoding ATP-dependent Clp protease ATP-binding subunit translates to MEAKFSNRVKEVISLSREEALRLGHDYIGTEHLLLGLIREGEGLAVNILKKLGVPLDELRATIERATRGTAVNNVKNIANIPFTRASEKVLKITYLEAKIFKTNIIGTEHLLLSILRDEDTLATQVLHQFNVTYDVVREMLEYQNQPKASLESDDPDEESRMFSSGRESKGGEKSKTPVLDNFGRDLTKMAEQGKLDPIIGREKEIERVAQILSRRKKNNPLLIGEPGVGKTAIAEGLALRIVQRKVSRVLFDKRIVTLDLASLVAGTKYRGQFEERMKAVMNELEKSPDVILFIDELHTIVGAGGASGSLDASNMFKPALARGDIQCIGATTLDEYRQYIEKDGALARRFQVVMVDPPTPEETLQILNNIKDRYEEHHNVIYTPEALEACVKLSDRYITDRFLPDKAIDVLDEVGARVHISNIHVPEHILKLEEEIEKVKEEKTRVVKSQKYEEAAQLRDKEKRLIQQLEKAKIAWEEESKRKRYTVTEEHVAEVVAMMTGIPVTRVAQAESQKLLHMADELKKRVVGQDAAIDKLARAIRRTRVGLKDPKRPIGSFIFLGPTGVGKTEMAKALAEYLFDRSDALIRIDMSEYMEKFSVSRLIGAPPGYVGYEEGGQLTEQVRRKPYSVILLDEIEKAHPDVFNILLQVLDDGVLTDGLGRRVDFKNTIIIMTSNIGVRDLKDFGAGIGFTTKAKAESMDEIMKSTIQSALKKAFSPEFLNRLDDVIVFNSLEREHIHKIIDIVLKDVFKRIEELGYHIELTEAAKDFLSEKGYDPQYGARPLKRAIQKYLEDPIAEEILKGEIEEGDTLVADYKAEGDELVLSIRKQEKAGS, encoded by the coding sequence ATGGAAGCAAAATTTTCGAATCGAGTAAAAGAGGTTATATCCCTAAGCCGCGAAGAGGCACTGCGCTTGGGGCATGACTATATAGGTACGGAACACCTGCTGTTGGGTTTGATTCGTGAAGGCGAAGGGCTCGCCGTCAACATATTGAAAAAACTGGGTGTTCCGTTGGATGAGCTGCGTGCCACGATTGAACGGGCTACCCGCGGCACTGCAGTCAATAATGTGAAAAACATTGCCAACATACCCTTTACCCGTGCTTCAGAGAAGGTACTCAAAATCACTTACCTCGAAGCCAAAATTTTTAAAACCAACATCATAGGCACCGAACACTTGCTGTTGTCTATCTTGCGTGATGAAGATACTCTGGCAACTCAGGTGCTGCATCAATTCAATGTAACCTACGATGTAGTAAGAGAAATGCTCGAATATCAAAACCAACCCAAAGCTTCTTTGGAGTCGGATGACCCAGACGAAGAAAGTCGCATGTTTAGTAGTGGGCGCGAGTCCAAAGGAGGGGAAAAATCAAAAACCCCTGTATTGGACAACTTTGGGCGCGACCTCACCAAAATGGCAGAGCAGGGCAAGCTTGACCCTATCATTGGGCGTGAAAAAGAAATAGAGCGCGTGGCGCAAATACTCAGCCGTCGCAAAAAGAATAACCCGCTGTTGATTGGTGAACCGGGGGTAGGTAAAACCGCCATCGCCGAAGGTTTGGCACTGCGCATTGTGCAGCGCAAAGTGTCGCGCGTGCTTTTCGACAAACGCATCGTAACGCTGGACCTGGCATCCTTAGTGGCAGGAACCAAGTATCGCGGGCAGTTCGAAGAGCGCATGAAAGCCGTCATGAACGAGCTGGAGAAATCGCCCGATGTGATTCTCTTCATCGACGAGCTGCACACCATCGTAGGGGCGGGTGGTGCCTCAGGCTCGCTCGACGCTTCGAACATGTTCAAGCCGGCACTGGCACGTGGCGACATCCAATGCATCGGCGCTACTACTTTGGATGAGTATCGTCAGTATATCGAAAAAGACGGTGCTTTGGCACGCCGCTTTCAGGTGGTAATGGTTGACCCGCCTACACCCGAAGAAACTCTTCAGATATTGAATAATATCAAAGACCGTTACGAAGAGCATCACAATGTAATTTATACGCCGGAGGCATTGGAAGCCTGTGTGAAGCTCTCAGACCGCTATATTACTGACCGCTTCCTGCCCGACAAAGCCATTGATGTGCTCGATGAGGTGGGGGCACGGGTGCATATCTCCAATATCCATGTTCCAGAGCACATCTTGAAACTGGAAGAAGAAATAGAAAAAGTAAAAGAAGAGAAAACGCGCGTAGTCAAAAGCCAGAAATATGAAGAGGCGGCTCAACTGCGCGACAAAGAGAAAAGACTCATTCAACAACTTGAAAAAGCCAAGATTGCTTGGGAAGAAGAATCTAAGCGCAAACGCTACACCGTAACCGAGGAGCATGTAGCCGAAGTGGTCGCTATGATGACCGGTATTCCCGTAACGCGTGTGGCACAAGCCGAAAGCCAAAAGCTGCTGCACATGGCAGACGAGCTGAAAAAACGGGTCGTAGGGCAAGATGCTGCCATCGATAAGCTGGCACGTGCCATCCGTCGTACGCGGGTAGGTTTGAAAGACCCCAAACGTCCTATCGGTTCATTCATCTTCTTGGGTCCTACCGGTGTGGGTAAAACCGAAATGGCGAAGGCGCTGGCAGAGTATCTGTTTGACCGTAGCGATGCCCTCATCCGCATCGACATGAGCGAGTACATGGAGAAGTTCTCCGTGAGCCGCCTCATTGGTGCGCCCCCCGGCTATGTGGGCTATGAAGAAGGTGGGCAGCTGACCGAGCAAGTGCGTCGTAAACCCTATTCTGTTATCTTGCTCGATGAAATAGAAAAAGCCCACCCCGATGTGTTCAACATCTTGTTGCAGGTGCTCGATGATGGGGTGCTGACCGATGGTTTGGGACGTCGCGTGGACTTCAAAAACACCATCATCATCATGACCTCAAACATTGGGGTGCGTGACCTCAAAGACTTCGGCGCAGGTATTGGCTTTACCACCAAGGCAAAAGCCGAAAGTATGGACGAAATTATGAAGTCTACCATCCAAAGTGCCTTGAAAAAAGCCTTCTCACCGGAGTTCTTGAACCGTCTGGACGATGTGATTGTGTTCAACTCGCTGGAAAGAGAGCACATCCATAAGATTATCGATATTGTGTTGAAAGACGTCTTCAAGCGCATCGAAGAGTTGGGCTACCATATCGAGCTCACCGAAGCTGCCAAAGATTTCCTCAGCGAGAAGGGCTATGACCCGCAGTACGGGGCACGTCCTTTGAAACGGGCTATTCAAAAATACTTAGAAGACCCCATTGCAGAGGAAATACTCAAAGGAGAAATTGAAGAAGGCGACACCTTAGTGGCAGATTACAAAGCAGAAGGAGACGAGCTTGTGCTCTCTATCCGCAAACAAGAAAAAGCTGGTTCATAA
- a CDS encoding cytochrome c oxidase subunit 3 yields the protein MEKNSSFLEKVTQRREPLSFMLWLGLIGISIMFVFLSAVFLKYRLQIPALPFEVPRLLGISTFVIVCSSLTLQQAYKAFLQDAYFAYRYLLGTTLILSLAFAFCQWQGWESLYKQNLELMRSTPLHSLFFVLIVLHLAHLGIGLLALLYFFAISLLKLNYVDAFIYAMNPPNRLFLRLLVVYWHFIGGIWVYLYLFFQFM from the coding sequence ATGGAAAAAAATAGCTCTTTCTTAGAAAAAGTAACCCAAAGGCGCGAGCCCCTCAGTTTTATGCTGTGGTTAGGGCTTATAGGCATTTCTATTATGTTTGTTTTTCTGAGTGCGGTCTTTTTAAAATACCGCCTTCAGATTCCGGCACTTCCTTTTGAAGTGCCCCGCTTGCTTGGCATAAGCACTTTCGTCATTGTATGCAGCAGCCTCACGCTGCAACAAGCATACAAAGCCTTTTTGCAAGATGCCTACTTTGCCTATCGTTATTTGCTGGGCACTACCCTCATACTTTCGCTCGCTTTTGCTTTTTGCCAATGGCAAGGCTGGGAAAGCCTCTACAAACAGAACCTTGAGCTGATGCGCAGCACCCCGCTCCATAGTTTGTTTTTTGTGCTGATAGTGCTGCATTTGGCACACTTGGGCATAGGGCTACTGGCTTTGCTGTATTTCTTCGCTATCTCGCTGCTTAAGCTAAACTACGTGGACGCCTTCATTTATGCCATGAACCCTCCCAACCGCCTTTTTCTGCGACTGCTCGTTGTTTACTGGCATTTCATAGGGGGTATATGGGTTTATCTTTATCTGTTTTTTCAGTTTATGTAA
- a CDS encoding DUF2452 domain-containing protein, with protein sequence MAKQKKKAEGEAFVNPINPDHVTDRPGTLPYAHTRGGVVIKPEDKGKLKGRALAAMYDQTERQMQQIYEQVEVLLRQAKALQVRKRISELIYTAEMGFEPVVGKEYHLYRRSADQYVLSLVAPEEWGKSIPYQAYCATARLLSDHTWEILKATDDFEEVMKDIEADEA encoded by the coding sequence ATGGCAAAGCAAAAGAAAAAAGCCGAAGGAGAGGCGTTTGTCAATCCTATCAATCCCGACCATGTTACAGACAGACCGGGCACGCTGCCTTATGCCCATACACGGGGCGGGGTGGTCATCAAGCCCGAAGACAAAGGAAAGCTGAAAGGGCGCGCCTTGGCGGCTATGTATGACCAAACCGAGCGCCAAATGCAGCAAATCTACGAGCAGGTAGAAGTACTGTTGCGCCAAGCCAAAGCTTTGCAAGTGCGCAAACGCATATCGGAGTTGATTTATACGGCAGAGATGGGCTTTGAGCCGGTCGTGGGCAAAGAATATCATCTCTATCGCCGCAGCGCTGACCAATACGTCCTGTCGTTGGTAGCGCCCGAAGAGTGGGGCAAAAGCATCCCTTACCAAGCCTATTGCGCTACTGCACGCTTGCTTTCAGACCATACTTGGGAAATCCTGAAGGCAACGGATGATTTCGAAGAGGTGATGAAAGACATCGAAGCAGATGAAGCATAG
- the pheS gene encoding phenylalanine--tRNA ligase subunit alpha — protein sequence MAYENIEALKKEVEAFEITNEATLEQFRQQYLSKKGAIPELMSKIKDIAPEERRNYGAAVNALKQLAEEKWRSHKERLEQLPEAVEPPIDLTLPPLTEPMGGVHPLSIVRRQIVQVLERMGFCQADGPEIEDDFHNFTGLNFPPDHPAREMQDTFFIERNPDILLRTHTSSVQIRVMKNNRPPMRMFSVGRVYRNEAISARAHCIFHQIEGFFIDKAVSFADLKQTLYHFAKELFGKETQIRLRPSYFPFTEPSAELDISCNICKGKGCNICKYSGWVEIGGAGMIHPNVLENCGIDPEEYTGFAFGMGLERITMLKYQIKDLRLFTENDWRFLEQFEGLF from the coding sequence ATAGCATACGAGAATATAGAAGCCTTGAAGAAAGAAGTAGAAGCCTTTGAAATTACCAATGAAGCTACTTTGGAGCAGTTCCGCCAGCAATATCTCAGTAAGAAGGGGGCTATTCCTGAGCTCATGAGTAAAATCAAAGACATAGCACCCGAAGAGCGTAGAAACTACGGCGCGGCAGTGAATGCACTCAAACAGTTGGCAGAAGAAAAGTGGCGTAGCCACAAAGAGCGTCTCGAACAACTGCCCGAGGCGGTAGAGCCCCCCATAGACCTTACCTTGCCCCCGCTGACCGAACCTATGGGCGGAGTCCATCCCCTCAGCATCGTGCGGCGGCAGATAGTGCAGGTGCTTGAGCGTATGGGATTCTGTCAGGCAGATGGTCCCGAAATAGAAGACGACTTCCACAACTTCACCGGACTGAACTTCCCGCCAGACCACCCCGCCCGTGAAATGCAAGATACTTTCTTCATTGAGCGTAACCCCGACATCTTGCTGCGTACGCACACCTCTTCGGTGCAAATTCGTGTGATGAAAAACAACCGCCCTCCCATGCGTATGTTCTCTGTGGGTAGGGTGTATCGCAATGAAGCCATCTCGGCTCGAGCACACTGTATTTTTCATCAAATAGAGGGCTTTTTTATAGACAAGGCAGTGAGCTTTGCAGACTTAAAGCAAACGCTCTATCATTTTGCCAAGGAGCTGTTTGGCAAAGAAACACAAATACGCCTGCGACCCTCTTACTTCCCCTTCACCGAACCAAGTGCCGAGCTGGACATCTCTTGTAACATATGCAAAGGTAAAGGGTGCAACATATGTAAATACAGCGGCTGGGTAGAAATAGGCGGTGCCGGCATGATTCACCCCAATGTGCTGGAAAACTGTGGTATAGACCCCGAAGAATATACCGGCTTTGCTTTTGGTATGGGCTTGGAACGCATCACCATGCTCAAATACCAAATAAAAGACTTACGACTGTTCACCGAAAATGACTGGCGTTTCCTTGAGCAGTTCGAAGGCTTGTTTTAA
- a CDS encoding Dps family protein encodes MEKIRENNIGLENKATTAVVEKLNTLLATYQVYYQNLRGFHWNIEGENFFTLHAKFEELYTAAQQMIDTIAERILTLGGTPLHTFADYMKHAAIKAAKNVRSDKESVATLIENIQAIVALEREALKAAEETEDEGTVDMLAGDIKAKEKDLWMLRAFLKRN; translated from the coding sequence ATGGAAAAAATACGGGAAAACAATATCGGACTGGAAAACAAAGCTACTACAGCTGTCGTTGAAAAACTGAACACCCTGCTGGCTACTTACCAAGTGTATTATCAAAACCTACGAGGTTTCCATTGGAATATCGAAGGGGAAAACTTTTTCACCCTCCACGCTAAGTTTGAAGAGCTTTATACTGCTGCCCAGCAGATGATAGACACCATAGCAGAGCGCATCTTGACCTTGGGCGGAACTCCACTACACACTTTTGCTGATTACATGAAACATGCTGCCATCAAAGCAGCAAAAAATGTGCGTAGCGACAAAGAGTCGGTTGCTACCCTCATCGAAAACATACAGGCGATAGTGGCTCTTGAGCGTGAGGCACTGAAAGCTGCCGAAGAAACAGAAGATGAAGGTACTGTCGATATGTTGGCAGGCGACATCAAAGCCAAAGAGAAAGACTTGTGGATGCTGCGTGCTTTCTTGAAGCGCAACTAA